GCCTTTTTTTTGTGCCATGGACCCTTTAGTAGCCTGGTGAAGTCCCTAGGCCCCCTTCTCAGATTGtttgtaaatgcacaaaataaaagaattatgaAGGAAACCAATTATGTTGAAatacaattatcaaaatattaataaaacaaatttgTAACATAGTAGTACTTCTTTACACATTAAATGAGATCTAGCAGTAAGTGTAATGACTACCATAATTTTGAAGCTAGTGATGAGTATAAATGATAGAGATATCTGTAACAAACTGTAATATGATATGAAAATATTGATTTCATATAGGTACTGTTAATGATACTGTGGTTTGTTTCCCACAGTCCTAATTGAAAAGCTAAATTTCAGTTGTGgttaaagataaaaatttttcCCATGTTATGTTCTCAGACCTCTTACTGGGAGTCTTTTAACCCTAGGTTAAGAACTCCTAAGTCTAGTCCAAAGTGCCTAAGCACTGAGCTTCTTCCCGTAGCTAAAAGCCTCAAGTTGCAGAACCAAGCAATTGCCCAGTGCTCTACCAATGGTGTATGTGGACTACAGGAAGAGACagctgtggggggggggggggtcagggAATCAAGACCCATCTTTATACCTTAATAATTATCCCACTGGAGCTTTAAAAACCCTACTGATCCCTTTGTCCATTTAATGCTGTAAAGTACATAGAAAAAGTTAACTGTTATGCCTGAAAGGGCAGAGTATACATAAAATGGTATACAATTGTTTCTAATATCAGGAGATCACAAAAGTACAGATTTCCTTGACTTACAATGGAGTTAcattcgttttttgtttttttttttattttatttacttattttttcccccaaagccccagcagatagttgtaggtcatagctacacatccttctagttgctgtatgtgggacgcggcctcagcatggcgcgggagaagcggtgtgtcgctgCGCGCTGGgatcaaacccaggccgccagcagcccagcgcgcgcacttaaccgctaagccacggggccggccctggagttaCAGTCTGGTAAACCCATtgttaagttgaaaatatcacgttgaaaatgcatttaataccccTAAGCTACTGAAcaatcatagcttagcctagtctaccttaaatgtgctcaaaaCACTTACTTTAGCCTACACTTGGGCAATATggtctaacacaaagcctattttataataaagtattgaatatctcatgtaatttattgaattttgTACTGaaggtgaaaaacagaatggttgtatcagttgtttaccctcatgatcGCGTGGCTGACTGGCAGCTGCAGCCCACTGCAGCTACCCAGAATCACAAGAGAGTATTGTACTGCATATTGCTAGCTCGGAAAAAGACCAAAAtttgaagtatggtttctactgaacgCATATGGCTTTCACACcatcataaagttgaaaaatcattaAGTCAAACCATGGTAAATCAGGGACCATCCGTAAATGCCTTCAACAACCAGGTAGACAACTTAATAAGTGGACAGGTGATACACAAATAAGATAATTGCCAGTTAAGTCTCAGTTTCACCATTTGGGAGAGTCCTGTGGCCAGGTCCCTGGAGAATGGAGACAAATGATAATCAGCTCTACTTGATTATTACTATGTGAGAATAAGGAACTTGGGTTGCCAGATGTTCCAGTTTTTTCTAAAAGCTAACAAGTGGATTGTTTATgacatttttcctatttttcaatGTGGTCAgctaatttaaaaagaagttttaACTGTGTGAGCCAAGTAAAATATATCTGTAGTATCTTTGAGTCACAAGTTTGTGAACTTCTGATTATTCCGGCAGCACACTGCAGGGGCTATGCACAAAATAGGTAGTCACTAAATACAGATGATGGCAAAAAACTGCATATAGGTAGACTTCAACATCCTTAGTGCATCCAAAGGCAGGGCACTAAATGGTGAAAAGGACTTTAAATGCAGGACAAGACAAGGGTTTTTGTCCCGCTCCTTGGGCAAATCAGAGAGCAAAGAACTTCCAGCGTCTAGGGGAAGATACAGGGTTCAACTATGAAGGGAGTACCTAATCCACAACAAAAGGCCAAGTTCTCTTCAGAGGATTTTATTTCAAGATAAAGCATAACTTACACCCAGACAACAATTCTAAAGGATGAAAAAAgtatttttccctccttttactCTTCAAAGAGAGCATGGCAGTGTACATGTCTCTAAAACGCCTCTGCATAGTTCTTAGAAGCTACAGTCCAGTCATAGAAAACGCTTCTCCATTTTCAGCTGACATGAGATTTGTTAGGAAACCTCTGTAACAACTTATTAATTTTCTTGGGGGGTAAACTCCCGGACTCTCCCAGGTTCTCCTGGATTGATCTCATCTTTCGGGCTGCCTGAaaacacagaacaaaacaaaaatgacagcTTTAAAGTTTGCCCTGACCTAAGTCAATAGTTCTCTCATCGCCCCAAAGCACACTAAAATATTAACTAGCCTGAACAGATCTGTGTCATCTTCCCAGTCCCCTTTCAACAAAAGGGACCTGGGACCTACAAATGACTGTATGATCTGAAACTACCACGCCAGCTGGCTACTAAATCTAGGCTGGAAACCAAACAACCTGCCCTTCCCTATCTTCAATTCTATTTCAGACAATAACGTCAATTTGAAAAGCAACTTAAATTTTACAAAGTGATTTTcacattcattccttcatctgACACTCGGAAAATTCTGTAAGGTGGGTAATATTAACTTCATTTTACATCTGGTAAAACTAAAGCTCAGTGCAGTGAAACAAATAGCTCCACATCACAGTGCCTTCAAAACTGTAACCTTTCCCACTCTGGCGTGGGTGAAGTAGCTCCCAAAACTTTCCTCGCCCTTTTAGAATGAGAAGGACTTTTTTTATCACCTAGCAAGAGGCAGGGAAAGCCATTACTGTATCCCCCCATTCTCCTCCCAAAAGCATCCCAGAAACCTTCTGTCACCTCAGCCCTCGAAGCACAATCAAAGAAGTCCCGGATCTCTTTTCTGCACGCTTCGTCGCGGAATTCATTCCGCTTCCAGCAAGCCATCATTACCGACATCTCCGTGATACAGGTCGCCTCTGGAGGGGCAGAACCGGGGGACCCTCAGTCACAAGGAGACCACTCTACCTTCCGGCCCTCCCACCAAGCCGCCCCCTGCACCCCTCTGGCTTCCGCTCTGGGGCCTCGATGGCTCCGACTGCTCACCGCCCCGCTCTCGGCGCCGTTCCCCGACACGGTTAGCTAGGATGAGAGGCTTGTTGGGCTTCAGTATGGGACTCCGCGGGTTTCCAAGCCGCGCTAGGCGACCTCTCAGGCTGGGCGCCGCCATCGCACACCGAGCTCCCGGCAGGCTCTGCGGCGCCGTGCGTGACCCTGCGTGATCCCTACGAGCTCCACGGGGCTCGGCGCGCGGCCCAGGGCAAGCTCCGCGGGCCAGCCGCGTGCACCTGCTTCTTTTCTTAACCGGGTCTCCCGGGTGCTGGGTTCGGACGCCGGCAGGTCCAGACCCGCGTGCAGGTTAGAAGGAGAATCTTTGCAGTTCGTACCCTGACCCAGGCCACTCTTTTGTATTAAACTGTGGCGATACTGGGCCGGGAACACCCAGGAAAGGGCCCGGATAAATAGACACTAGTTTCTCGTGGAGGCGGGGTGATTGACATAGGCAAGGGCAGAGAAGTTGAGAGCGAATCAAACTATGGAACTTTGAGATGTTACGTTGggaaagatttttgttttgttttaatgaacCTTCAAGAGCTGTTGGTTTTGACTACCTTTAGAACAACTCCGAAGCCGCAAAGAAAAATTAGGCTCATTTGAACAGCTGCTACCACTAAGATAGCCTTAGCTCATGTGTAATGATCTCATTGGGTAGAGTGAGGtttaagcactttcacattcattgttttatttaatcttctcaCCAGTACTGTGAAGATACTTGGTAGGATCATTCATATTTATAGACTTGGCCCTTCAGTTGTGATGCCTAGCTTTATCAGATTTGGTTCTAAGTGACTTATAGCTGTGTACAAAACTCAGTCCAAAGATGTGCCATGGATTCTCAAggcatttacaaatgaggaagaaatGTTTCTGGAAATAGAAGTGTAACTTGAACAAGCTTGTAGTTCATAAGATGACTACTTTGGAGGAGCAATATTTATTTGGTTGTGTAAATTTAGTGTGATAAAATCATTTGTCACATGTTTGGAATCTTCCCAGTGATCGCCACATAAGGGGTTCTTTTGCTTCTGTTGAGTCTCAGTTCGTGTCAGCGAGACCTTCCCTAACTTCCATCCCCACCACCATcaacctgttttattttcttcatagccccTGTCACAGTCTGAATtatcttgttcatttatttgtttacagcCTTACCCTCAacaccctttttttttccccgtgaggaagatcagccctgagctaacatccatgccaatcctctttttgctgaggaagactggccctggactaacatccgtgcacatcttcctccactttatatgggacgccgccacagcatggcttgacaagcggtgcctcagtgcacgcccgggatctgaacccgggccgccagcagcggagcacgagcacttaactgctacgccacgggcctGGCCCCTCAACACCCACTTAAAATGTAAGCACCATGAGTGTAGGAACCTTGTCTATCTTGTTCAGTGCAGAATCCCCATTGCCTAGAGTAGTGCCAATAAATAcatgttaaatgaacaaatgtttgaaatatttttacaagTCTCCAACTTTATCATGCTCACCCCAAGAAGTGTAACCAAGCATAAGACACTGTTTAAAAGAAGCCATTTATTATACAAAATGAAAccagagataatagaaaatagcaACACCTGGAGTAATAAAGGCATCAGCCCCATGCTCCACCCCCTACTccagcaaaacaaataaaactgatTCCTATCAGACACTTCTACGACCAATACCCCCAAACCTGCTGCTGTATACAGAGCAGGCTGGGCGCCAAACCAGAGAAAATTCACAATGCTTGCTTTTCCATAGGGAAAGTGAAGGCTTTAGCTGGTAAGTACCACGTGGCTATTCCCGATTCTGCTTTCCCTTGTGGAAATGTAGAACCTAGTTTACCCTGCTCTTTTGTCAATACTTTTATGGTGACAGGAATAAAGGAGAAAGTCTGGGAAGCACTGACTTCAAAGCAAGCGTGAGTCTTCAGCTACAATCATTCATAAACATCTGGCCCACTTTGTACATAGTGCTCAAGGAATGCCAATGTGAAGTGGTGTAATTAGGAGAGATAAGGATGATTCTACACCTTGTATAACCATTACTTACCCTTTTTATTGCACATGATTAAATTTGAGTCCTAACCTTAGTTTGCACTTGGGTAATTTGTATTTTGCACCATAAATCAGCATCTGCATTTAAATAGATTGCAAGCTTAGAAATCAGAGACGTGAATTTGACTTCTTTTGTGGGTCACTCTATATCAAATTTTAACGTAAGTATTTTTGAAGGTCTGTCTTTCCCTCTTGTTCTTTTCTGCAAAAGTCCAAACAAGTTAAGCAAACTTTCCATGCTGTTATGAAGGGCATTTTTTATTaaagaatacaatgaaaaaaGAACTGCCCTGGCAGTGAAATCCAGCCTAAATTATAGCTTTCCTTGGCCACATCTTTAGATGTCACAATAAGTATGGGACCTGTTGAGACAtctaacatatatacatatggttgtaaattaatgtgtgtgtgtatacacaaacatatacacacactaaTTTAAACTAGATATATTGATAAGCTATAGGACTTCTCTAGTGATAATTCATAATACAACATTACAACCAAGGTAGCTCTAAGGTTTAAGGTATTCTCTCTTGTTCCACCACCCCAGAAAAAGCCAATGGTCTCCCTGCCCATTAAGCTGTATGTTCAAACCACAGCAACAGAAGGGTTTGGCTACATCCCCAAATCTGACTAACAGCTTTTTATTTAGCCAGCCACTTGTGGTGGCTTAAATCTCTTGCCTCGCCTCTCATCCCCTTGAGCGTAGGGCCTTGGGTGGGCTCCATCAAAATGTCGTCTCAGTAAGTACTATAAAGTTGTATAGAAGGATATCAACtagtaattgaatgaatgaaactggAATATTCATCCCACTTGAAAAGTGCTACAGAATATGAGATAATTACTAGAGCTGTATTGCTGGGCTATTTTTTGACCATAATTTTCATGACTCTGGGGGAAAATGAGACTTGTACCAtataataaaacagaaggaagaatTCGCTAGGTAGACAAAAGACCTATAAAAATCTGCACTTTGATTCACAATGGCctattttaacatttcaaaatcatttaaatattttatatatatatataattttccacCATCATTTCCTACCTTAGTCTCCATCTCTAACCTAAAACAGAGCAGGACAATTCATTAAATTGACATGGCATACATTAGCCACTGAATCTTTCTGTTCATGAGGATAGAAGGAATTCCAGATATGCCTTAGATAAGAAGCAAACCTGCAGTAAGAAAAGCTGTCAAATCCATAGCCAGTTTAATGCAGGAGAGAATGAATGTCGGAATGGTGGCAAGGCTGCTGCATCTCCATCAGAAATTGTGGAAAAccaggaaagaaaaagccatttaAAGTGAAAagtttgggctggccccatggcttagcggttaagtgtgcgcgctccgctgctggcggcccgggttcggatcccgggcaggcaccaaagcaccgcttctccagccacaatgaggccgcgtcccacatacagcaactagaaggctgtgcaactatgacgtacaactatctactggggctttgggggaaaaaaaataaaaataaataaaaattttaaaaaaaaagtaaaaagtttgggctggccccgtggcttagcggttaagtgcgtgcgctccactactggcgccccaggttcagatcccgggcgtgcactgacgcaccacttccccggccatgctgaggccgcgtcccacatacagcaactagaaggatgtgcaactatgacatacaactatctactggggctttggggagaaaaaggagggggattggcgaTGGATattagcttagagccagtcttcctcagcaaaaaaaaaagaagggattagcacggatgttagctcacagctgatcttcttcacacacacgcaaaaataataaagtaaaaagttTGACATGAAATTCAAAGTAAATGATGTAAAAACCACAACTCCAGAGAATCAGAATACAACCCACCAGGAGTTCTGCTTCACCACCAATTAACAGTTTATAAAGCAAGAGAttaggaaaggtactgaagtttGAGGAATAGCATAGAAGTTTTAAGACCCTAAATCTGGCTTATCTTACCTCATTCACAGCCAAGTACTAAGTTATTATCCCAATCACAATTGAGAGGATGAAATGGCTAGAAAAATAagttctttaaaaattctcttgGGTCAGCACCTTGAATCAAATGGGTGTTTCAGGCTTCTTTTTCCCACTAAACCAAGAACTGGATGTCTCCATCTCTTCTTGAGGAGTGGCCCTATTACCACTAGCTGAGACCCTAGCTACACATCATTAGGATAAAATATCAGTGGATATAACTGGAATTCTTTGAATTCAGTTCTTTGAAGACACTGTTCATTAAGGGTTTGTACAGCGGATGCCTCTCATGTCCCATGGTAGATTAAGGACTTCCATCTCTTTAGCTCTACCAAGTTAAACACTCTCACAAGGGTAATCAGAGATTTTGGTTCCTTTTCATGAAGATCTCATGTAGGTAATCCCAAAATTTCCTCTGCTGTGTCTCATTGTTGTGGATCATGGCAGTGAGAGCTTCCCCCTGGTCCAGACCTTGCCAATAATCTTGCAGCCACATCTCCTTCCAGCTGAAAGATCAAAATGGGAGTTGGATTATGGAACCTCAGCACAGCTATGAATCCTGCCTTTCTCTGAATGGGGCCAAAGAAATCTTAAGCAGATAGAGTTGTCCCTGGCTAGGGACAGGGCTCTGCTTTGAAGGGAAGAAAATGTGAAGTAAATCCAGTACTAGTCCAGGTGACATGCAGTAAGCCACAAACATGAATATATTACACAACCCACCCAATGAGTTAAACTTCCTGACTTGCCTGCTCTTGGTTCCCAAATGCGGAGGGAGGTCAGAGGCAGGCAGGGCAGGGGCCAGACTATGGAAACAGTGTTCCCCCTAAGGAAAGCAAGGCAGCATATTTAGATGGTTACCTTTTAAgttgcacttttatttttaataataaaaatgaaagtgcagtGGCATACAGTGTCTAGATAAGATAtagcctgaatttttttttttttgtgaggaagagtggccctgagctaacacctgttgccaatcttcctctttttgcttgaggaagactcgctgagctaacatctgtgccagtcttcctccattttgtaagtgggacaccaccacagcatggtttgatgagcagtgtgtatgtccgtgcctgggattggaacccacgaaccccaggctgctgaagcggagtgcacgaacttaaccactacgccacaccgggctggccctgaatattattattattatttttaatgttttacattGTTTTACACTTTTCCTCTAGTAAATCATAATATTATGTTCAGCACAAACTAGATACAAATTACTCGATGGAGGACTCCATTCCCAGGACCAACCTGTGCCAGCAGCATATATAAacagccctctgctgccatccACTGTCCAAGTCAGTCTCTGCAGGCCATTCTAGCAGCCTCTCTTTCTCAAGCTTAATAACCTTTTATTGCCTCTCCCCCAAAAAAGGTTTGATGCAAGTGGTTTCAACAttttcccaccccacctcccatgCTGACCTTGTTTCCCAATGCCACCACCTCCTGCCACCTCTTGCAGTAGCTTCCTCACTTCCCTTCCAATCCACGCTGCTCACCATTGTTAATTATCTTTTGAAATCATTCCTTCTATTCTGTCTAGAGCGAACAGAAAATTTATCATCGAAATCAGAGTAATTTTAAGAGTGAAAGGAGGTGCTTTATAAAATTATGTCACGTTAACAGGTGTAAACCCTAACTATTGCAGACAAACCTCCCTAAAAATACTCATCTTTGTATttttcatccccacccccaccaattAGAAGGTGCTCAATGAAAAGCTGACTTGATTTTCAGGACAGTCCAACTCCTGAGCCTGGTATTCAAGCTATATACAGCCTGGCCCCAGCTTATCTGCccaactttatctctccctcatcATTTCCCTGAACTCTGGTTGAAGCCTTTTTTTGAATCACTATCGCAAATATTGCTCACAAAagctgattttcatatgttgttgccctgatttatattttacatcttttactgagctttttctttttgtctcatcTACCCAACTACACTCTTGACACCTTAAAAGAGTGATCCCATGTCATAAGTTCCTTATACAACATCCCCTCAGCGCCTAGTGCTAGTTCATTGCCCACAGTAAGCAAGTAAGTAAATCATTTGATTTGATGGCCCCAGGGAACCCCAGCTACCCTTACCTGTCATTCTCAGGAATCTCTTCCACACTGCCAAATCCAGGTGTGGGCATCGGGCAGGCCATGTGTGAGAGCTGAGCAACGTGAGGCTCAGGAACAGGGATGTCCCCAGGAGAGGCTGCGTGGGCTTTCTCGGCATCCAGCCGAGCCAGTTCATGGTCACAGACGAAACACTCGAAGCCGTTGAGGTAGTTAGGCAGTAAAGGATCATTCACTCCCCACTCCCGATGCTTCAGACTATCCAGAAGAAATTGGTTGGTGATGCCCCCAGGTTGCTTGTATGCCAGGTATTTCACATATTCCTCATCATTCTTGTCCAGAAAGTCAATAAACTCTGCCAGCTTCTGAGGTGACTCGAAGTCGTCAATGATGATGATGGAGTGATTGTTGGGCATCCAGTCCCTCACAGAGGGAGAGCCGCGGTACACAGGCACAGCACCGAGATGCATGGGGCGCCACAGTTTTTCTGTCATGTAGTCGTCACAGATGGCATTTTCGAGGGCCAAATGAAACTTATAGCGGGATAAGAAGGCCAAGAGCTCTGGATCCTCGGTGgtggctgtggctgtgtcctgtAACCGCGGAGTGGGCAGCTCCCGATTTTGCAGGCATTTCCCGTATGAGTCCACCTAAGCGGGTTAGAGTACAGCAGTCAAGACGGTACGGCATGTCAGCCTGGAcaccaggggtcctggcctccgcCCCGCGCGCCCCCCTCCctgtccctcccctccctgccccgccATGCCCTCACCCACCGGGATGTAGCGCATGAGCTCGCGAACGTAGCGGTCCCGGTCCGCAGGCACGTCGCAGTGGGACTGCAGATAGAGCAGCGGCGCGTAGCCACGGCGGCGCCACTCCGCGCGCTGCTGGAGCGGAGGGGCGGCGCGGCGCAGATAGGCAGTCCCAGGTAGCCACTGCAGCGGCAGCGGGTAGTCCGAGTGGCGGCTGAAAGTGGCGGTAAGATTAAAAAGGCGGATGCCTGGACCGTGGCTCAGCAAGAAGTTGTTGAGAGGCGACTCCTCGTGCAGGAGCGCCCAGCTCTGGTGCGCCAGGCGCGGCAGCGGCGCCTCAGACGCGCGGAAGTCGGTGCCGTAGAAAAGCAGTGCGCGCGTCCGCGAGTCTCCCCTCACCCTTCGGTCCCGGGACGCCACGCACGCGCCGCGCGCGCACTCGATGCGCTCCGAGTCGCCTGGGAAGTGGGGAAACAGCCCTGGGCTCCACCACAGCAGCACCGGCAAGTCAaccgcctcctccctccctggccGCCGGGTCCCCGAATTGCGCGCCACCCCCACCGCGCCCAGCGCCGAGGGCGGCCGGAAAACCGCCCCATCCCACGGCTCCGCCCCCTCCGCCTCCGCACCGGTCTCCCTCTTCGCCACGTGCCCAGAGCCGCTGGCCGCACAGACACTAAGCATTCCCAGGGCGGCGAGCACAGCCCCGATGCGGCCGACCCCCATGTCCTCCCTGACTGCCGGCGCCCCTCAGCCAGCACTAGGCCCCGCCTCGCAGAGTCGCAACGGGACGAGATCTTACGCCACGGGGGCACATGGCGCATGCGCAGCTCCGCTCTGCCGGCCACTTCCCAGGAGCGGCTAGTCCTGGCAGGAAGACTGGAGGGAAAGTGATACGTCGCGGGTAAAAAATGAGGCTGCTGGTTAcatcttaatttattttatttctttacaaaTTAAAGATGCATTGAAAAATAAACCAATGAAGAGAAATGAGAGGTCCAGAGCAGGGTCATCCCAGGCTGGGAGCAGGCAAGCCTGGCCACCATCAAGCCTAGCCTTTGTCCTGCCCCAGCCAGTTCGGGTTGGAAGATAACTGTCAGCCACTCTGTCAATACCAAAGCCTGAGTGGTGTCCTGGCAAAAGAGACCAGAGCTCCAGCCGCCTTCGCCTCTCCCCCCACAACCCTCATCTTGAAGAAGCAGTGTTTCCAGTGGGAGCTCAGACTGGGACGTGGGCTGGCTCTGTGAGGTATTGCAAGTTGATGACCAAGCTCCCTACAGAACCATCCAGTGTTGGGGCCTCTCCAGCTGGAAAGGAGGCTGGTACCTCTCCCAGGTATTAATATACTTTGCAACTCAGTTCCCAGGCTCATTCATCTCTGACATTGTGCCTCTGTCCACGGAGTGATCACCAATCATTGCAAGAGAAAgcagtggaagcagagagagaatgcTAATCAACCACTCTCAGTAACTTTGACTTGGCTGCTGACTTCCAGGCCCAAGAAGGACCAACCACTTTTCTCTCCACCGCCTATGGTCTATATCCCAGCTCTTGTGCACCTGTATGTTTTATCCCTAATATAGGAAGTTGCTGATGACACTGAGCTGAATTAGCCCCTCCCCCCATAGTAAACCTGGGATCTCCactcctccctgcctgccccttTCTTCTTGGAGGCTGGTCCAAAGGGACATATAATATTGCCAGGGTCTGGGTGCCTCCAAACCCCAACACCGAATCATATACAGTGAACTGAGAAACTACATTCGTTACGCAGGATTAGCAGAAAAAGGAGGGTAAAGTGAGTGGATAGCGGCACCTTCCATCAGCAGGACATGACAGAGTATAGGATACTTGAGCCCAGAAAGGTGTCTCCTTatacctccccctccccccaaagagACTGAGGTCAGCTTACATGACTTATAAGATATGGGACTGTCCTGATTTCTCTGCTGTCCTGGGATACTTTCTGGAAGCTGGCCTGGGACCCTATGCCATTTACCCACTTTCTCTAGCTCAGTAGCTGCCGAATCTCCTTGTGCATATGACAGAGAAAGTCCACATAGGATGCTCCCCCACTCAGGCTCTTGTCTTCCACCAAGAAGTGCTTGAACAGCATCTCCAGCTTGTCCTCCTGTTTTACCACGATAAGCTATGGCCAGAACACAGGGTCATGAGGCAGGGCCAAAAGGACTTAAACATGCCCTGAAATCCCATTATTCAGTCACTt
This genomic stretch from Diceros bicornis minor isolate mBicDic1 chromosome 6, mDicBic1.mat.cur, whole genome shotgun sequence harbors:
- the FUT11 gene encoding alpha-(1,3)-fucosyltransferase 11 isoform X2; the protein is MGVGRIGAVLAALGMLSVCAASGSGHVAKRETGAEAEGAEPWDGAVFRPPSALGAVGVARNSGTRRPGREEAVDLPVLLWWSPGLFPHFPGDSERIECARGACVASRDRRVRGDSRTRALLFYGTDFRASEAPLPRLAHQSWALLHEESPLNNFLLSHGPGIRLFNLTATFSRHSDYPLPLQWLPGTAYLRRAAPPLQQRAEWRRRGYAPLLYLQSHCDVPADRDRYVRELMRYIPVDSYGKCLQNRELPTPRLQDTATATTEDPELLAFLSRYKFHLALENAICDDYMTEKLWRPMHLGAVPVYRGSPSVRDWMPNNHSIIIIDDFESPQKLAEFIDFLDKNDEEYVKYLAYKQPGGITNQFLLDSLKHREWGVNDPLLPNYLNGFECFVCDHELARLDAEKAHAASPGDIPVPEPHVAQLSHMACPMPTPGFGSVEEIPENDRGNTVSIVWPLPCLPLTSLRIWEPRAAGRRCGCKIIGKVWTRGKLSLP
- the FUT11 gene encoding alpha-(1,3)-fucosyltransferase 11 isoform X4 translates to MGVGRIGAVLAALGMLSVCAASGSGHVAKRETGAEAEGAEPWDGAVFRPPSALGAVGVARNSGTRRPGREEAVDLPVLLWWSPGLFPHFPGDSERIECARGACVASRDRRVRGDSRTRALLFYGTDFRASEAPLPRLAHQSWALLHEESPLNNFLLSHGPGIRLFNLTATFSRHSDYPLPLQWLPGTAYLRRAAPPLQQRAEWRRRGYAPLLYLQSHCDVPADRDRYVRELMRYIPVDSYGKCLQNRELPTPRLQDTATATTEDPELLAFLSRYKFHLALENAICDDYMTEKLWRPMHLGAVPVYRGSPSVRDWMPNNHSIIIIDDFESPQKLAEFIDFLDKNDEEYVKYLAYKQPGGITNQFLLDSLKHREWGVNDPLLPNYLNGFECFVCDHELARLDAEKAHAASPGDIPVPEPHVAQLSHMACPMPTPGFGSVEEIPENDRALSLARDNSICLRFLWPHSEKGRIHSCAEVP
- the FUT11 gene encoding alpha-(1,3)-fucosyltransferase 11 isoform X1, whose amino-acid sequence is MGVGRIGAVLAALGMLSVCAASGSGHVAKRETGAEAEGAEPWDGAVFRPPSALGAVGVARNSGTRRPGREEAVDLPVLLWWSPGLFPHFPGDSERIECARGACVASRDRRVRGDSRTRALLFYGTDFRASEAPLPRLAHQSWALLHEESPLNNFLLSHGPGIRLFNLTATFSRHSDYPLPLQWLPGTAYLRRAAPPLQQRAEWRRRGYAPLLYLQSHCDVPADRDRYVRELMRYIPVDSYGKCLQNRELPTPRLQDTATATTEDPELLAFLSRYKFHLALENAICDDYMTEKLWRPMHLGAVPVYRGSPSVRDWMPNNHSIIIIDDFESPQKLAEFIDFLDKNDEEYVKYLAYKQPGGITNQFLLDSLKHREWGVNDPLLPNYLNGFECFVCDHELARLDAEKAHAASPGDIPVPEPHVAQLSHMACPMPTPGFGSVEEIPENDSWKEMWLQDYWQGLDQGEALTAMIHNNETQQRKFWDYLHEIFMKRNQNL
- the CHCHD1 gene encoding small ribosomal subunit protein mS37; protein product: MAAPSLRGRLARLGNPRSPILKPNKPLILANRVGERRRERGEATCITEMSVMMACWKRNEFRDEACRKEIRDFFDCASRAEAARKMRSIQENLGESGSLPPKKINKLLQRFPNKSHVS
- the FUT11 gene encoding alpha-(1,3)-fucosyltransferase 11 isoform X3, producing the protein MGVGRIGAVLAALGMLSVCAASGSGHVAKRETGDSERIECARGACVASRDRRVRGDSRTRALLFYGTDFRASEAPLPRLAHQSWALLHEESPLNNFLLSHGPGIRLFNLTATFSRHSDYPLPLQWLPGTAYLRRAAPPLQQRAEWRRRGYAPLLYLQSHCDVPADRDRYVRELMRYIPVDSYGKCLQNRELPTPRLQDTATATTEDPELLAFLSRYKFHLALENAICDDYMTEKLWRPMHLGAVPVYRGSPSVRDWMPNNHSIIIIDDFESPQKLAEFIDFLDKNDEEYVKYLAYKQPGGITNQFLLDSLKHREWGVNDPLLPNYLNGFECFVCDHELARLDAEKAHAASPGDIPVPEPHVAQLSHMACPMPTPGFGSVEEIPENDSWKEMWLQDYWQGLDQGEALTAMIHNNETQQRKFWDYLHEIFMKRNQNL